The following coding sequences lie in one Equus asinus isolate D_3611 breed Donkey chromosome 1, EquAss-T2T_v2, whole genome shotgun sequence genomic window:
- the MRPS33 gene encoding small ribosomal subunit protein mS33 yields MSSLSEYALRMSRLSARLFGEVARPTDAKSMKVVELFSEQPLAKRKETYDWYPDHNTYFALMGTLRFLGLYRDEHQDFKDEQMRLKKLRGKGKPRKGEGKRAAKKK; encoded by the exons ATGTCCTCCCTCTCCGAATACGCCTTGCGCATGAGTCGTCTCAGTGCCCGGCTGTTTGGTGAAGTGGCCAGGCCCACCGATGCCAAGTCCATGAAGGTAGTGGAACTGTTCAGTGAGCAGCCTTTGGCCAAAAGGAAGGAGACGTATGACTGGTATCCCGATCACAACACATACTTTGCGCTCATGGGGACACTGCGTTTTCTTGGCCTCTACAG GGATGAGCATCAGGACTTCAAGGATGAGCAGATGCGTCTAAAGAAGCTTCGTGGAAAGGGGAAACCacggaaaggagaaggaaaaagagcagcAAAAAAGAAATAG